One region of Daphnia pulicaria isolate SC F1-1A chromosome 7, SC_F0-13Bv2, whole genome shotgun sequence genomic DNA includes:
- the LOC124348425 gene encoding serine/threonine-protein kinase/endoribonuclease IRE2-like gives MEIQYNRAVLLGEGGYGSVFPGTFQDREVAVSVAVKRVLLNMANNNEEEALRKLDHPNIVKLFHVEYNSDFKLFALELCTASLDQVFLGPDHPKKYKGPKLPCHFEVFSQLASGLEYIHSNKLIHRDIKPGNVLISVDSSTAQDVKVTVKWADFGLSRTVNERGTFTMTSGVKGTRNWHAPELLRLLQESQTIGRPQPRGTVQSDVFALGLVFAYLLLDGQHIYGSNEIDIINNILLGKTINMDSKLVYLR, from the exons ATGGAAATCCAATACAACAGGGCAGTTCTATTAGGAGAAGGTGGCTATGGATCAGTGTTTCCAGGAACGTTTCAAGACCGTGAAGTGGCAGTCTCAGTGGCAGTCAAACGAGTTCTCCTTAACATGGCTAACAATAATGAGGAAGAAGCTTTAAGAAAATTAGACCACCCTAATATCGTCAAACTCTTCCACGTTGAGTATAACAGCGATTTCAA GCTCTTTGCTTTGGAGCTCTGCACTGCATCATTAGATCAGGTATTTCTGGGGCCTGATCatcccaaaaaatacaaaggGCCTAAATTGCCATGCCATTTTGAAGTTTTCTCACAGCTGGCTTCGGGTCTCGAGTACATACATTCCAATAAATTAATTCATCGAGATATAAAGCCAGGAAATGTGCTCATCTCGGTCGACTCAAGCACTGCGCAAGATGTTAAAGTAACAGTGAAATGGGCTGATTTTGGTCTGTCCAGGACAGTGAATGAACGAGGGACATTTACGATGACTAGTGGAGTGAAAGGAACAAGAAACTGGCACGCGCCCGAGTTGCTTAGACTTCTTCAGGAATCACAAACAATAGGCCGACCGCAGCCCAGAGGTACCGTCCAAAGTGACGTATTTGCACTTGGCCTCGTCTTCGCCTATCTCCTGTTAGACGGGCAGCACATTTACGGTTCTAACGAGATTGACATTATTAACAACATCTTATTGGGCAAAACGATCAACATGGATAGTAAGTTAGTCTATTtacgttaa
- the LOC124349771 gene encoding ankyrin repeat domain-containing protein 6-like gives MLKNQADRISSSNIVERLKSEKYKLAEKEKELFELCKIRYPATSRIFPSTNQNEKLKTLIQQGVDVNKKNKDGNNALHVLCLNNSSERLIDTIKLLIQLGINVNEKNNNGSNALHLLCCRNSSERLIDAIKLLIQLGIDVNEKNHKGFNALHYLCLNNSSKKLIDAIKLLIQLGIDVNEKDNDGRNALHYLCCNNSSERLIDAIKLLIQLGIYVNEKNQNGSNALHYLCQFNSSERLIDVIKLFIKHGLVVDRKDKDGDNALHLLCWNNSSERIIDAITLLIQLRFDINEKNQNGSNALHYLCQYNSSERLIDAIKLLIQFGIDVNEKDNDGRNALHLLCQYNSSERLIDAIKLLIQLGIEVRGIDVQSILRENETRNYQDIIQLFDEASLT, from the exons ATGTTAAAAAATCAAGCTGATCGAATATCTTCATCAAATATTGTTGAGAGActcaaatcagaaaaatataag cttgcagaaaaagaaaaggaacttTTTGAACTATGTAAAATAAGATACCCAGCTACTTCCAGAATTTTTCcttcaacaaatcaaaacGAAAAGTTAAAAACCTTGATCCAGCAGGGAGTTGAtgtgaataagaaaaacaaagacgGAAACAACGCACTGCATGTATTGTGTCTTAATAATTCAAGCGAAAGATTAATCGacacaatcaaattattaatccaactCGGGATCAACGTCaatgagaaaaacaacaacggaaGCAACGCACTCCATTTATTGTGTTGTCGTAATTCAAGCGAAAGATTAATCGACGCAATCAAATTGTTAATTCAACTCGGGATCGACGTCAACGAGAAAAACCACAAGGGATTCAACGCACTGCATTATTTGTGTCTTAATAATTCAAGCAAAAAATTAATCGACGCAATCAAATTGTTAATCCAACTCGGGATCGACGTCAATGAGAAAGACAACGACGGAAGAAACGCACTCCATTACTTGTGTTGTAATAATTCAAGCGAAAGATTAATAgacgcaatcaaattattaatccaactCGGGATCTACGTCaacgagaaaaaccaaaacggaAGCAATGCACTACATTACTTATGTCAATTTAATTCCAGCGAAAGATTAATCGACGTAATTAAATTATTCATCAAACACGGGTTGGTCGTTGACAGGAAAGACAAAGACGGAGACAACGCACTACATTTATTGTGTTGGAATAATTCAAGTGAAAGAATAATCGACGCAATCACATTATTAATCCAACTCAGGTTCGACATTAatgagaaaaaccaaaacggaAGCAACGCACTCCATTATTTGTGTCAATATAATTCAAGTGAAAGATTAATTgacgcaatcaaattattaatccaaTTTGGGATTGACGTCAACGAGAAAGACAACGACGGAAGAAACGCACTCCATTTATTGTGTCAATATAATTCAAGTGAAAGATTAATTgacgcaatcaaattattaatccaactTGGGATCGAAGTCAGAGGCATCGACGTACAATCAATATTACGGGAAAACGAAACTAGAAATTATCAAGATATCATACAACTCTTCGACGAAGCATCTCTTACATAA
- the LOC124349423 gene encoding uncharacterized protein LOC124349423, with product MLTSVQSGKAEVLPINYPFGNTRSRNVLQDFNCEAGGFNPCDYSLKVLFLGSGDLRNALQVAKNESFNHMQIHLNDRNPLVVARNITILKIISAPDFNPEDDEDIAFLWDVWYNLEWPEVTRKRFQGVLKDLLNDVFPENVSVPKTSQSEMLKEVWSSWLSVSSKTESEARVLMEKVGSERKLRVIQQWGNKNKGEMENASNVDIFSTIIDELASYLERSIGLEGLNDSARQNIREEAKRYFEKGSCRLENDTKIVCLNPTMVDHVMLFWTIHYSLCPFDGYLPFLKEELVTSMKNEMMIRSCQKILKNLLSCYRKRLIDGKTFEFLFYLEDAIEFCYSENVNKFDVIDCSDFADQAGLVNLILACSGKLSDHPSAMLFTETFRWFPFGKGSVKFYLEKVLCCPLSMIPTIYGLRLKSCIELGFPEYVDLRRPMSPPVNLCWQKALPFLNVVMSASPALSEFLNKLANVCFDAKFPLRITSDCGMLLYTPQTFSYVVNSMIQRLGGDHWLKNDVRPAEMHNNFQLARRTLDAWKEGQKILKLSAKIPSSSFNKFLHRAVVSGVPTLRLILLPKAKHGNSYDFSGPGVHFIDNFQVKMKISSTEWKDVSIYFLLIANHGLEKTHRAIIVDIHHGSEVVVFESFESVQVEDWSFPYPFVPSKIQPEIPAPGEFHMKVDSCVESEDQFDLKVNLISSVNGCGLNIEPNYQVPCESSHEITVELIQIENFKPLSLSFPYPILAEEIRITLDRSCHHLYLVLKKTLWEPWPCEYRPADNLHSVLDPDQLKPWKEEESFQPSLKNHFRNQFNINDLKNTHQLGKSPLAIVPCVMQFLFMDPSSFVTIQRMNAPTPEWFFRVHRPVSITPTGRPVLLLSAFDFRLAEKLVKVGIWNEKKHDESFKRVNPSNENVMIISIQTTEDSQLLRFILRLKRLKITPSTWQKKNLTLGKDSPWMATFVSPLYNDNPHMDVESFDSSSRSMNDNNCCAACKKVSESLKRCSRCRSSVYCCEECQREHWAQHKVGCKKI from the exons ATGTTGACTTCAGTACAAAGTGGCAAAGCAGAAGTTCTTCCTATAAATTACCCTTTTGGAAATACCCGAAGTCGAAATGTGCTGCAAGACTTTAATTGTGAAGCAGGTGGTTTTAACCCATGCGATTATTCCTTGAAG GTTCTCTTTCTGGGTAGTGGTGACCTGAGAAACGCTCTTCAGGTTGCAAAAAACGAAAGTTTCAATCACATGCAAATCCATTTAAATGACCGAAATCCATTAGTGGTAGCTCGTAACATcactattttgaaaataatatcaGCACCGGATTTCAATccagaagatgatgaagacatAGCTTTCCTTTGGGATGTTTGGTATAATCTTGAATGGCCAGAAGTCACCCGGAAGAGATTTCAAGGAGTGTTGAAGGACCTGTTGAATGATGTGTTCCCTGAAAATGTCTCAGTCCCCAAAACTAGTCAGTCTGAAATGTTAAAGGAAGTGTGGAGTTCTTGGCTTTCTGTTTCGTCAAAAACTGAATCTGAAGCTAGAGTTTTAATGGAAAAAGTAGGCTCTGAAAG gaAACTAAGGGTTATTCAACAATGGGGAAACAAGAATAAAGGAGAAATGGAAAACGCGTCAAACGTTGATATCTTTTCAACGATCATTGATGAATTAGCTTCTTATTTGGAAAGAAGTATTGGGCTTGAAGGGTTGAACGATTCGGCGAGGCAGAACATCCGTGAAGAAGCTAAGCGCTATTTTGAAAAAGGTAGCTGTCGACTTGAAAACGATACCAAGATCGTTTGTCTTAATCCAACAATGGTTGACCACGTAAtgcttttttggacaatccatTATTCCCTGTGCCCATTTGACGGATACTTGCCGTTCCTGAAAGAAGAGCTGGTCACTTCAATGAAGAACGAGATGATGATACGTTCCTGCCAGAAAATTCTCAAAAACCTGTTGTCTTGCTATCGAAAACGCCTCATCGACGGAAAAACCTTtgaattcttattttatttggagGATGCCATAGAGTTCTGCTATTCTGAAAACGTCAACAAGTTCGACGTAATTGACTGCTCAGATTTTGCCGATCAAGCTGGATTAGTGAATTTGATCCTCGCATGTAGTGGAAAGCTGTCCGATCATCCATCGGCAATGTTGTTCACCGAAACTTTTAGGTGGTTCCCATTTGGAAAGGGATCTGTGAAGTTTTACCTCGAGAAAGTCCTCTGTTGCCCGTTGAGCATGATACCAACTATATATGGATTGCGTCTCAAAAGCTGCATTGAACTTGGATTTCCTGAATATGTTGACTTGCGACGTCCAATGTCGCCCCCTGTTAACCTTTGCTGGCAAAAAGCACTTCCTTTTCTAAACGTTGTCATGTCAGCCTCTCCTGCACTGAGCGAGTTCCTGAATAAGCTAGCGAACGTTTGCTTTGATGCAAAGTTTCCTTTACGAATAACATCCGATTGTGGCATGTTGCTGTACACCCCACAAACCTTCAGCTACGTAGTGAACTCGATGATTCAACGGCTTGGAGGAGACCATTGGCTGAAGAATGATGTCAGGCCGGCGGAGATGcacaacaattttcaattggCTAGACGAACACTTGATGCGTGGAAAGAGGGCCAGAAGATTCTTAAGTTATCCGCAAAGATTCCTTCTTCGTCTTTTAACAAATTCTTGCATCGTGCTGTTGTATCAGGAGTTCCAACGCTTCGATTGATACTCCTGCCGAAAGCGAAGCATGGGAACAGTTACGACTTTTCTGGACCAGGTGTGCATTTCATCGACAACTTTcaagtgaaaatgaaaatatcctCAACCGAATGGAAAGACgtatcaatttattttctcctGATTGCTAATCACGGGCTCGAAAAAACTCATCGTGCTATCATCGTAGATATACACCATGGATCAGAAGTTGTCGTCTTTGAGTCGTTTGAATCCGTGCAGGTCGAGGACTGGAGTTTTCCTTATCCGTTTGTTCCTTCAAAAATCCAACCAGAGATTCCTGCTCCTGGAGAATTTCACATGAAGGTCGACAGTTGCGTCGAGTCCGAAGATCAGTTCGATCTGAAAGTAAATCTTATTTCATCCGTAAATGGCTGTG gctTGAATATAGAACCAAATTATCAGGTGCCTTGTGAATCCAGTCACGAAATTACTGTGGAACTGATCCAgattgaaaatttcaagcCGTTGTCGCTGTCATTTCCGTATCCGATCCTTGCCGAAGAGATCCGCATTACCCTTGATCGCAGCTGCCACCATCTTTATTTAGTGCTAAAGAAAACATTATGGGAACCATGGCCGTGTGAGTACCGACCTGCTGACAATTTGCACAGCGTCTTAGATCCAGATCAACTAAAAccttggaaagaagaagaatcattTCAACCGTCCTTGAAAAATCACTTTAGAAACCAGTTCAACATTAATGATCTGAAGAATACTCATCAATTGGGAAAATCTCCTTTGGCTATTGTTCCTTGCGTTATGCAATTTCTGTTTATGGATCCTTCTAGTTTTGTCACCATTCAACGGATGAATGCACCAACACCCGAATGGTTCTTTCGAGTCCATCGTCCTGTTTCAATAACTCCGACGGGCAGACCAGTCCTTTTGCTTTCGGCTTTTGATTTCCGATTGGCAGAAAAACTTGTTAAAGTCGGCATATGGAACGAGAAAAAGCATGACGAGAGTTTTAAGCGAGTTAACCCTAGCAACGAGAATGTAATGATTATTTCGATTCAAACGACTGAAGATTCGCAGCTTTTGAGATTCATCCTGCGGCTTAAGAGACTCAAGATCACACCCAGCActtggcagaaaaaaaaccttacgcTGGGAAAGGACAGTCCGTGGATGGCTACATTCGTCTCACCACTTTACAACGACAACCCACACATGGATGTTGAATCTTTTGATTCTTCAAGCAGATCCATGAATGACAACAACTGTTGCGCCGCTTGCAAGAAAGTTTCCGAAAGTCTAAAACGCTGCAGCCGTTGCCGAAGCTCTGTTTATTGCTGCGAGGAATGCCAACGTGAGCACTGGGCTCAGCATAAAGTTGGAtgcaagaaaatttaa